One stretch of Chitinophaga pendula DNA includes these proteins:
- a CDS encoding glycoside hydrolase family 2 protein, with translation MKYIFLWITGILTLSTGSNTIAQSRQTMAFNDDWQFRKTAGNDTSWHLVHLPHTWNNIDMQTTKDFYQGEGVYRKQLPPNPTWKHKRIFLRFEGAGSVAQVFLNGQMIGSHKGAYGAFACELTHSLKDSAVNELLVKTNNTARPDVIPINHNLFGVYGGLYRPVSLIVTAPLSFAVNDYAAPGVFIRQQNVSAASADITVTAKVDNKYPHSRQAILQTALCDADGNIVKTVDSSIQILPQGMQVFHQQFQLNTPHLWNGLKDPYLYKVIVRILEHGQVIDEVLRPLGIRHFEIIPGKGLFLNRQQLPLKGVCRHQDWWESGSALTNEQHAADLNIIREMGANAVRLAHYQQSEYLYSKADSIGLVIWAEIPFVNAVSGQETDNAKQQLTELIRQNYHHPSIYVWGLHNEVYDRNPGGFVNTLTAALHNLAKSEDPDRYTVSVNGYGKMERFENRNADIQGMNRYYGWYEGKTTDLEQWITGLKSNFPEYNVILSEYGAEGNIFQQTETPPATFNPVNGQYFPEQLETRFHETQWGILAKHPYLLGSYLWNMFDFAVPLWNRGGIPARNLKGLVTFDRKVKKDAFYWYKANWSDTPVLYISDRRLTQRTAPQTDITVYSNIGQPHLTINGRRITDFKQGTTAVHYIFTQASLRKGQNKVQVKVIHNGKEYTDNVIWTLQ, from the coding sequence TTCTACCAGGGCGAAGGCGTCTACCGCAAACAACTGCCGCCCAACCCAACCTGGAAGCACAAACGCATATTCCTCCGATTCGAAGGCGCCGGCAGCGTCGCACAGGTTTTCCTGAACGGACAAATGATCGGCTCCCACAAAGGTGCCTATGGCGCATTCGCGTGTGAACTGACCCACTCCCTCAAAGACTCCGCCGTAAATGAACTGCTGGTCAAAACCAACAACACCGCCCGACCCGATGTCATCCCCATCAATCACAACCTGTTCGGCGTATACGGCGGCCTCTATCGCCCCGTATCATTGATAGTAACAGCACCGCTGTCATTCGCCGTCAACGACTACGCAGCGCCGGGTGTCTTTATCCGCCAGCAGAACGTATCCGCAGCATCAGCAGATATTACCGTCACCGCCAAAGTCGACAACAAATATCCTCACAGCCGCCAGGCTATATTACAGACCGCCCTCTGCGATGCCGATGGCAACATCGTCAAAACAGTCGACTCCTCCATACAAATACTCCCGCAGGGAATGCAGGTCTTCCACCAACAGTTCCAACTCAACACCCCGCATCTCTGGAATGGCCTCAAAGACCCATACCTGTACAAAGTCATCGTCCGCATCCTCGAACATGGCCAGGTCATCGATGAAGTCCTCCGCCCCCTCGGAATACGGCACTTCGAGATCATCCCGGGAAAAGGCCTCTTCCTTAATCGACAACAACTACCTCTCAAAGGCGTCTGCCGCCACCAGGACTGGTGGGAGAGTGGCAGCGCCCTCACCAACGAACAACATGCCGCCGACCTCAATATCATCCGCGAAATGGGAGCCAACGCCGTCCGCCTCGCGCACTACCAACAGTCAGAATACCTCTATAGCAAAGCCGATAGCATCGGCCTCGTCATCTGGGCCGAAATACCTTTCGTCAATGCCGTCAGCGGCCAGGAAACTGACAACGCCAAACAACAACTAACAGAACTCATCCGCCAGAATTATCACCACCCGTCCATCTATGTCTGGGGGCTTCATAACGAAGTCTATGACCGAAATCCTGGTGGATTCGTCAATACCCTCACCGCCGCATTACACAACCTCGCCAAATCAGAAGACCCCGACCGATACACCGTCAGCGTCAACGGATATGGCAAAATGGAACGTTTCGAAAACAGGAACGCGGACATACAGGGCATGAACCGCTACTACGGCTGGTACGAAGGCAAAACAACCGACCTCGAACAGTGGATCACCGGCCTCAAAAGTAACTTCCCCGAATACAACGTCATCCTCTCAGAATACGGCGCCGAAGGCAACATCTTCCAGCAGACAGAAACACCGCCGGCAACATTCAATCCTGTCAATGGTCAGTATTTCCCCGAACAACTGGAAACCCGCTTCCACGAAACACAATGGGGCATCCTCGCCAAACATCCATACCTGCTGGGCAGCTACCTGTGGAACATGTTCGACTTCGCCGTACCCCTATGGAACCGCGGTGGCATCCCCGCCCGCAACCTCAAAGGTCTCGTTACCTTCGATCGCAAAGTGAAAAAAGATGCCTTCTACTGGTATAAAGCCAACTGGAGCGATACCCCCGTACTCTATATCAGCGATCGCAGACTGACACAACGCACAGCACCACAAACAGACATCACCGTCTATAGCAACATCGGTCAGCCACATCTCACCATCAACGGCCGCCGCATCACCGATTTCAAACAAGGAACCACCGCCGTGCATTATATATTCACACAGGCTTCCTTACGCAAAGGACAAAATAAAGTACAGGTCAAAGTAATACACAACGGAAAAGAATACACGGACAACGTAATTTGGACATTGCAATAA